One segment of Urocitellus parryii isolate mUroPar1 chromosome 5, mUroPar1.hap1, whole genome shotgun sequence DNA contains the following:
- the Fbln1 gene encoding fibulin-1 isoform X2, with product MERAAPLRPVPLPLLLLLLLLLGGLSLLAARVGADVPMEACCADGHRMATQHRDCSLPYASESKECRMVQEQCCHSQLEELHCAAGINLASDQDACVPPRGDNASLEAMFMKRCCHCCVLGRVAQARAQSCEPSLMIGYQCGMVFRACCVKGQETADFTPGDLGDLQDTAKVSEVEEEQEDPYLNDRCRGGGPCQQQCRDTGDEVVCSCFVGYQLLPDGVSCEDVNECITGSHSCRLGESCINTVGSFRCQRDSSCGTGYELTEDNNCKDIDECESGIHNCPPDFICQNTLGSFRCRPKLQCKSGFIQDALGSCIDINECLSISAPCPVGQTCINTEGSYTCQKNVPNCGRGYHLNEEGTRCVDVDECSLPSMPCGKEHHCVNSLGSFRCECKAGYYFDGISRTCVDINECQRYPGRLCGHKCENTPGSYHCSCSVGFRLSVDGRSCEDVNECQSSPCSQECANVYGSYQCYCRRGYQLSDVDGVTCEDIDECALPTGGHICSYRCINVPGSFQCSCPTSGYRLAPNGRNCQDIDECVAGIHNCSINETCFNIQGGFRCLAFECPENYRRSADTRCERLPCHENQECPKLPLRITYYHLSFPTNIQVPAVVFRMGPSSAVPGDSMQLAITSGNEEGFFTTRKVSHHSGVVALTKPVPEPRDLLLTVKMDLHRHGTVSSFVAKLFIFVSAEL from the exons TGGGCGCAGACGTCCCCATGGAGGCTTGCTGTGCAGATGGACATCGGATGGCCACTCAGCACCGAGACTGCTCGCTGCCTTACGCCTCGGAGTCTAAGGAGTGCAG gATGGTCCAGGAGCAGTGCTGCCACAGCCAGCTGGAGGAGCTGCACTGTGCCGCGGGCATCAACCTGGCCAGCGACCAGGACGCCTGTGTCCCGCCGCGTGGTGACAACGCCAGCCTCGAGGCCATGTTTATGAAG AGATGCTGCCACTGCTGTGTGCTGGGGCGGGTGGCCCAGGCCCGGGCCCAGAGCTGCGAGCCCAGCCTCATGATCGGCTACCAGTGTGGGATGGTGTTCCGGGCATGCTGTGTCAAGGGACAGGAGACTGCGGACTTCACCCCTGGGGATCTGGGGGACCTCCAAGACACAG CTAAGGTCTCTGAGgtggaggaggaacaggaagacCCCTACCTGAATGACCGCTGCCGAG GGGGTGGGCCCTGCCAGCAGCAGTGCCGGGACACTGGGGACGAGGTGGTCTGCTCCTGCTTTGTGGGCTACCAGCTGCTGCCTGACGGTGTCTCCTGTGAAG ATGTCAATGAGTGCATCACAGGCAGCCACAGCTGCCGTCTGGGAGAATCCTGCATCAATACCGTGGGCTCTTTCCGCTGTCAGCGGGACAGCAGCTGCGGGACTGGCTATGAGCTCACAGAGGACAATAACTGCAAAG ATATTGACGAGTGTGAGAGTGGTATTCATAACTGCCCCCCCGATTTTATCTGTCAGAATACTCTGGGATCCTTCCGCTGCAGACCCAAGCTACAGTGCAAGAGCGGATTTATACAGGATGCTCTAGGCAGCTGTATTG ATATCAATGAGTGTTTAAGTATCAGTGCCCCGTGCCCTGTCGGGCAGACGTGCATCAACACAGAGGGCTCTTACACGTGCCAGAAGAACGTGCCCAACTGTGGCCGGGGCTACCACCTCAACGAGGAGGGAACTCGCTGTGTCG ACGTGGACGAGTGCTCACTCCCCTCCATGCCCTGCGGCAAGGAGCACCACTGCGTGAACTCCCTCGGCAGCTTCCGCTGCGAGTGCAAGGCTGGTTACTATTTTGACGGCATCAGCAGGACGTGTGTGG ACATCAACGAGTGCCAGCGCTACCCCGGGCGCCTGTGTGGCCACAAGTGTGAGAACACTCCCGGCTCCTACCACTGCAGCTGCTCCGTGGGCTTCCGGCTCTCGGTGGACGGCCGCTCCTGCGAAG ATGTGAACGAGTGTCAGAGCAGTCCCTGCAGCCAGGAGTGTGCCAACGTCTACGGCTCTTACCAGTGCTACTGCCGGCGCGGCTACCAGCTCAGCGACGTGGACGGGGTCACCTGCGAAG ACATCGACGAGTGTGCCCTGCCCACCGGGGGCCACATCTGCTCCTACCGCTGCATCAACGTACCCGGAAGCTTCCAGTGCAGCTGCCCCACGTCCGGTTACAGGCTGGCCCCCAACGGCCGCAACTGCCAAG ACATTGACGAGTGTGTGGCCGGCATCCACAACTGCTCCATCAACGAGACCTGCTTCAACATCCAGGGAGGCTTCCGCTGCCTGGCCTTCGAGTGCCCCGAGAACTACCGCCGCTCCGCAGACAC CCGCTGCGAGCGCTTGCCTTGCCATGAGAACCAGGAGTGCCCCAAGCTGCCTCTGAGAATAACCTACTACCACCTCTCTTTCCCCACCAACATCCAAGTGCCCGCGGTGGTTTTCCGCATGGGCCCCTCCAGTGCCGTCCCCGGGGACAGCATGCAGCTGGCCATCACCAGCGGCAATGAGGAGGGCTTTTTCACCACCCGGAAGGTGAGCCACCACAGTGGGGTGGTGGCCCTCACCAAGCCTGTCCCTGAGCCCAGGGACTTGCTCCTGACCGTCAAGATGGACCTCCACCGCCACGGCACCGTCAGCTCCTTTGTGGCCAAGCTTTTCATCTTTGTGTCTGCAGAGCTCTGA